A part of Doryrhamphus excisus isolate RoL2022-K1 chromosome 8, RoL_Dexc_1.0, whole genome shotgun sequence genomic DNA contains:
- the LOC131135079 gene encoding trichohyalin-like isoform X4: MSSTESPDEPIEEPSDVSTEDIKHYAVDIGINPETEQNLMWLAKQAMFAQLPPGWSEREDDSGNTTYHNHYLQYSTDEHPCKLHYRKLVAQEREHIKRTSAFPGSEGTQGKNENDALNTAGPFSSGFLSIIGNKHEETSSLTPLSFDDEDDGLISEKESVPCSSNSDIDKVPVNLWGKQCKPSGEFEVSDSSISTDSQVETDDKDKQTKAAKGQKETMQDHKPCGSKAQQDHKKQEPTKTPTDSGSSDVCITEDSTELAIQDPSTDSSEEQLTVEALDSSVDLDTRLEVPVNGEQGEDDETEAAKSLDESLKSPGKKSPGRDVGGSGSEKDKQDSGSDADLAEEKSQTSHSLKSLQQMPEEFVYSDNSDCGDSQDEKDARVSEAVHSPVASGDEAVGCRADKEHGYTQHTDAVADPGAERVNDKEEPTINQTAKRMSDAVAVEEMTKPQISDKTFFKDDNFELPQQQDTSESDTSPSDETPGIDTSDTTTTQTTSSSETSPTEKTTESPSDGRSPELSRQEAPEPDTDSSGCNRQQTKDFKKGEEEDETAKKLRKHQTHHFQFIISHYVADPVHQQDDKKEITMVSSDIVHNNSFGCYDRQQKMAVSGEGREHEEERDKSMDSSGSVSYDSQLQRGFKRRGQDEDTEGSHSAMAKSDKPDEISGKQPHSLARSTKSPKQQLLGEFLDSTNSAFEMDTYSKERSENDTEASKSSQDDSGRDPSSVDVYDHLVVQVPSDAKQGKERDKSTQTPALDSDDSASSSQLEVDANEDGIVEEASTSKSLDELGHDLYADDVDSVREDQWSEHIQRPLSGFSEVEADNGLIKTPGSQPPYVSGAAIVAIDGELHKHSCYPHLFVKVQTELSLGPSFHQEELRRQKEDGEECFKIKSEARMHFCPEPLLKHEEEEDEYLKRGVQLRACVHQEDLLRQEEKEEAHLKRQHQEARMHLRQVDLWKDEDEQLVRDREKGGDEEAAKSGKEKVICVLQEKMSTQEDETLKSDVKIRIHIHQEVLKKNEEEQMDHLMNERPMRCQLSEENLGRDNLMNEKPMRRQLSEENLRRDSLMNERPMRRQLSEERLGRDSLMNDKPMRRQLSEENLRRDNLMNERPMRRQLSEENLRRHSLIKEKPMRRQLSEDSLGRENLMNERSMRRQLSEEKLGSESLKNEKPLRRQLSEEKLGRDIPVNERSMRRQLSEENLRRDNLMNERSMRRQLSEEKLGSESLKNEKPLRRQLSEERLGSESLMNDKPMRRQLSEENLRRDNLMNERSIRRQLSEEKLGSESLINEKPLRRQLSEENLRRDNLMNGKSMRRQLSEEKLGSESLKNEKPLRRQLSEENLRSDNVMNGRSMRRQLSEENLRSNNVMNERSMRRQLSEENLRRDNLVNEKPMRRQLSEENLKSNNVMNERSMRRQLSEENLRSNNVMNEKPMRRQLSEENLRSNNVMNERPLSSTSQIKLKNEEDSGEQSKSEMEPSHLWQEELSTEEESEVEQLKREKEVRATVFQAGLLREEQEETERFMREKGIQIHHCEEQLSTEEEEKVDRVKRKKRRRICLCLEDLRREEEEEVERLKMDIYMRKCLLQDELSADFKKEMQMRMQFCQDELRREEEEEVEKLTKEKEARMYQQREKLTREENEEVAQLKEAKERRIYECREELRRQEEEEVEKLMQEKERRMQRHMQHLNIREEDTINPVQKEAMDEEEQEWLKNEAVVRPKRKKAVTRLGHQDDLEREDLQDERSMKEKWGRRDEREQMRKERRNSLALQDKHTRDEMELEQMKKEKAKRMRLYQEKLRREEEDEMESLKREHVAKVYLHKEALNREEEKEMEQLEREKEARMRVRQQEVSREEDKEMVRLKRGKHKKATHGVNMRSDEEEVEHFRREEMIALLYPEEVTRAEEDDLECLKMDIMRRWLRQGEVRREEEDVLKREREPRSPRQHGSRGERRKEDRTHIYQDELSTEEEEESEESEQFQRERKRRRQLSQEDLRKVEAKEAALLKNDRKLRKEKEEVTKQFKKEGHKQAHHEELEEERNGGKHFHFFRHRWPEELEREEEKFDMRRREKGLKRQFSEEDLRSAEEEVQGFIGEKEKLMAFSRRKNEEDANVLMREKQRRLRLCQEELKTEEEEVKQLEIQKENRIRKQQEELRIEEENEADELRRQKEERICRLQEELKAEEDEETERLRKDKEKRMRLLQEELRKEEEEDRLKWENERRIWHHQEELSRQEEEKWSRLDRHKRMCLHLEKLRIEEEETADRLKREKEKRMQLHREELRREEAAEVEQLRREKEKRICYLQDELQRDEEEQRCRKEKERRMLYCQEKLHKDEDDVVNLFKREREKRMHYCQAELKREEEEEAVRLNGEKQHRIRLLQDELKREADKLIERLKYEKEHRMRLRHINQIGEEEERKLKTEYKQKLRALRLYLRAKRKQEEALLNKLSEQKEGLCESVQKEPDEEQLHLRQDREAVLRTICLALDEERAAEHDRLKTQRRRYFEHLRAESEEELHALKTRLQDEREENLHFLTPEARQMMLNSGSCGAFQPLGETAMESQNQMSGGLGPIRLNTTHFPALNSALSLALSLPTATVYCPAYRPTHTLLSTPEQLPSPLTAAATEDSFISTAYLGNPSGYCDQLSLNSFNEITVRQFQK, translated from the exons ATGAGTAGCACTGAGAGTCCGGATGAGCCCATTGAAGAACCTTCAGATGTGTCTACTGAAG ATATCAAGCATTATGCAGTGGACATCGGGATCAATCCAGAGACGGAACAGAATCTTATGTGGCTTGCCAAACAGGCCATGTTTGCTCAGCTACCTCCAGGATGGTCGGAGCG TGAAGACGACAGCGGCAACACCACCTATCACAACCACTACTTGCAATACAGCACAGATGAACACCCCTGCAAACTGCATTACCGGAAGCTGGTGGCCCAGGAACGGGAACACATTAAGCGCACGAGTGCTTTTCCAGGATCAGAAGGCACACAGGGCAAGAATGAGAATGATGCACTTAATACAGCG GGTCCATTTAGCAGTGGATTTTTGAGTATAATAGGTAACAAACATGAAGAAACATCATCTCTGACACCCTTGAGCTTCGACGACGAAGATGACGGGTTAATTTCTGAAAAGGAG TCAGTTCCTTGTTCTTCTAACAGTGATATCGACAAGGTCCCCGTGAACCTATGGGGTAAACAATGCAAG cCATCAGGAGAGTTTGAAGTCTCCGATAGTTCCATTTCCACTGACAGTCAGGTGGAAACAGATGATAAAGACAAACAGACCAAGGCTGCTAaagg CCAGAAGGAGACGATGCAGGACCATAAACCTTGTGGCTCAAAAGCCCAACAGGACCATAAGAAACAGGAGCCTACTAAAACACCAACA GATTCAGGAAGCAGTGATGTGTGCATAACGGAGGACAGCACCGAACTAGCAATTCAGGACCCGAGCACTGACTCGTCTGAGGAACAG CTCACAGTTGAGGCTCTGGACAGTTCTGTCGACTTGGACACTCGCCTGGAGGTGCCTGTCAACGGAGAGCAAGGGGAAGATGACGAGACTGAGGCTGCTAAgag CCTAGATGAATCCCTGAAAAGCCCTGGTAAAAAATCCCCGGGCAGAGACGTTGGAGGTTCCGGATCTGAAAAAGACAAGCAG GACAGTGGCAGTGATGCAGATCTAGCAGAGGAAAAGTCTCAAACCAGTCACAGTCTTAAGTCATTACAGCAG ATGCCAGAAGAGTTTGTGTACAGCGACAATTCAGATTGCGGTGATAGTCAGGATGAGAAGGACGCCAGAGTTAGTGAGGCAGTTCAcag TCCAGTTGCATCTGGGGACGAAGCTGTTGGTTGTCGTGCCGATAAAGAGCATGGATACACCCAGCACACTGATGCTGTGGCTGACCCAGGAGCAGAACGGGTCAACGACAAAGAGGAGCCAACTATCAACCAAACA GCCAAAAGAATGTCTGATGCAGTTGCAGTAGAGGAGATGACCAAGCCACAAATATCTGACAAGACATTTTTCAAGGATGACAATTTTGAGTTACCGCAGCAACAG GATACAAGTGAAAGTGATACAAGCCCATCAGACGAGACGCCCGGGATAGACACATCAGACACTACTACAACACAG ACGACAAGTAGCAGCGAAACAAGTCCGACGGAGAAGACGACCGAGTCGCCTTCTGATGGCCGCAGTCCTGAATTGTCACGTCAAGAG GCACCAGAACCGGATACTGACAGTTCCGGTTGTAACAGACAGCAGACGAAAGATTTCAAGAAAggggaggaagaagatgagacCGCTAAGAAGTTGCGGAAGCATCAGACGCATCATTTCCAATTTATTATTAG CCATTATGTGGCTGACCCGGTCCACCAGCAGGATGACAAGAAGGAAATAACTATG GTATCATCAGACATTGTTCACAACAACAGTTTTGGTTGCTATGACAGGCAGCAAAAGATGGCTGTCAGCGGGGAAGGGAGGGAGCACGAAGAGGAGAGAGACAAGAG TATGGACTCCAGTGGTTCTGTTTCCTATGATAGTCAGCTGCAGAGAGGTTTCAAACGACGGGGGCAGGATGAGGATACTGAAGGTAGCCACAG tgcaaTGGCGAAATCAGACAAGCCTGACGAAATATCTGGGAAACAACCCCATTCTTTGGCCCGCAGTACTAAATCACCAAAGCAACAG CTGCTGGGAGAGTTTTTGGACTCTACCAATTCTGCTTTTGAGATGGACACATATTCCAAAGAAAGGTCGGAAAATGACACTGAGGCTTCCAAAAG TAGCCAAGATGACTCGGGGCGTGACCCTTCAAGTGTGGATGTCTACGATCACCTGGTGGTTCAGGTGCCCTCTGATGCCAAACAGGGCAAGGAGAGAGATAAGTCTACCCAAACTCCTGCA CTAGACTCCGATGATTCTGCTTCCAGCAGTCAGCTGGAAGTGGATGCCAACGAGGACGGGATCGTGGAGGAGGCCAGTACTTCCAAGAG CCTGGATGAATTAGGTCATGACCTTTATGCTGATGACGTGGACAGCGTCCGGGAGGATCAGTGGTCTGAACACATTCAGCGTCCCCTGAGTGGGTTCTCTGAAGTCGAAGCGGACAACGGGCTCATCAAAACACCAGGA TCACAACCACCATATGTCAGTGGAGCTGCAATTGTAGCCATTGATGGAGAATTGCATAAGCACTCCTGTTATCCGCATCTTTTTGTCAAG GTACAGACAGAGCTGTCATTGGGGCCCAGTTTCCACCAGGAAGAGCTCAGGAGGCAGAAGGAAGACGGAGAGGAATGTTTCAAGATAAAAAGCGAGGCAAGAATGCACTTCTGCCCGGAACCGCTATTGAAacatgaagaggaagaagatgagtATTTAAAGAGAGGTGTTCAGTTAAGAGCGTGCGTCCACCAAGAAGATCTGCTGAGACAGGAGGAGAAAGAAGAGGCACATTTAAAGAGACAACATCAGGAGGCAAGAATGCATCTCCGTCAGGTGGATCTGTGGAAAGATGAAGATGAGCAATTAGTGAGGGACAGGGAGAAAGGGGGAGATGAGGAGGCGGCAAAGAGCGGAAAGGAAAAGGTCATTTGTGTCCTCCAGGAGAAGATGAGTACTCAAGAAGATGAAACGTTGAAAAGTGATGTAAAGATAAGAATACATATTCACCAGGAGGTGCTGAAGAAAAACGAAGAGGAGCAGATGGACCACCTGATGAATGAAAGGCCAATGAGATGTCAACTCAGTGAGGAGAATCTGGGAAGAGACAACCTGATGAATGAAAAGCCAATGAGAAGACAACTCAGTGAGGAGAACCTGAGGAGAGATAGTCTCATGAATGAAAGGCCAATGAGAAGACAACTCAGTGAGGAGAGACTAGGGAGAGATAGTCTGATGAATGACAAGCCAATGAGAAGACAACTCAGTGAGGAGAATCTGAGGAGAGACAACCTCATGAATGAAAGGCCAATGAGAAGACAACTCAGTGAGGAGAATCTGAGGAGACATAGTCTCATAAAGGAAAAGCCAATGAGAAGACAACTCAGTGAAGATAGTCTAGGGAGAGAGAACCTGATGAATGAAAGGTCAATGAGAAGACAACTCAGTGAGGAGAAACTAGGGAGCGAGAGCCTCAAGAATGAAAAGCCATTAAGAAGACAACTCAGTGAGGAGAAACTAGGGAGAGATATTCCGGTGAATGAAAGGTCAATGAGAAGACAACTCAGTGAGGAGAATCTGAGGAGAGACAACCTCATGAATGAAAGGTCAATGAGAAGACAACTCAGTGAGGAGAAACTAGGGAGCGAGAGCCTCAAGAATGAAAAGCCATTAAGAAGACAACTCAGTGAGGAGAGACTAGGGAGCGAGAGCCTGATGAATGACAAGCCAATGAGAAGACAACTCAGTGAGGAGAATCTGAGGAGAGACAACCTCATGAATGAAAGGTCAATAAGAAGACAACTCAGTGAGGAGAAACTAGGGAGTGAGAGCCTGATCAATGAAAAGCCATTAAGAAGACAGCTCAGTGAGGAGAATCTGAGGAGAGATAACCTCATGAATGGAAAGTCAATGAGAAGACAACTCAGTGAGGAGAAACTGGGGAGCGAGAGCCTCAAGAATGAAAAGCCATTAAGAAGACAACTCAGTGAGGAGAATCTGAGGAGCGACAACGTCATGAATGGAAGGTCAATGAGAAGACAACTCAGTGAGGAGAATCTGAGAAGCAACAACGTCATGAATGAAAGGTCAATGAGAAGACAACTCAGTGAGGAGAATCTGAGGAGAGACAACCTCGTGAATGAAAAGCCAATGAGAAGACAACTGAGTGAGGAGAATCTGAAGAGCAACAACGTCATGAATGAAAGGTCAATGAGAAGACAACTGAGTGAGGAGAATCTGAGGAGCAACAATGTCATGAATGAAAAGCCAATGAGAAGACAACTGAGTGAGGAGAATCTGAGGAGCAACAACGTCATGAATGAAAGGCCACTGAGCTCCACCAGTCAGATAAAGCTGAAGAACGAAGAGGACTCAGGGGAGCAGTCGAAAAGCGAGATGGAACCAAGCCATCTCTGGCAGGAGGAACTCAGCACGGAGGAAGAAAGTGAGGTTGAACAGTTAAAAAGGGAGAAGGAGGTGAGAGCAACGGTCTTCCAAGCGGGGCTGCTGAGGGAGGAACAAGAGGAGACGGAGCGGTTCATGAGGGAGAAGGGGATCCAAATACATCACTGTGAGGAGCAGCTCAGCaccgaggaggaggaaaaggtagatcgagtgaagaggaaaaaaaggagaagaATCTGTCTTTGCCTGGAAGACCTgaggagagaggaagaggaggaggtggaacGGCTGAAGATGGACATTTATATGAGAAAATGTCTCCTCCAGGATGAGCTCAGTGCCGACTTTAAGAAGGAGATGCAGATGAGAATGCAGTTCTGTCAGGATGAGCTGagaagggaggaagaggaggaggtagAGAAGTTGACGAAGGAGAAGGAGGCAAGAATGTATCAACAAAGAGAGAAGCTGACGAGAGAGGAAAATGAGGAGGTGGCGCAATTAAAGGAGGCGAAAGAGAGAAGAATCTATGAATGTCGCGAGGAGCTCAGgaggcaggaagaggaggaagtggagaaaCTGATGCAGGAAAAGGAGAGGAGAATGCAACGCCACATGCAACATCTGAACATACGGGAGGAGGACACCATAAACCCCGTCCAGAAAGAAGCCATGGACGAGGAGGAGCAGGAATGGTTGAAGAACGAAGCGGTTGTGCgaccaaagagaaaaaaagccgTAACACGTCTTGGTCACCAGGACGACCTGGAAAGAGAAGACCTGCAGGATGAGCGATCGATGAAGGAGAAATGGGGAAGGAGAGACGAAAGGGAGCAAATGAGGAAGGAACGGAGAAACTCTCTTGCCCTGCAGGACAAACACACCAGAGATGAGATGGAGTTGGAGCAGATGAAGAAGGAGAAGGCGAAGAGAATGAGGCTCTACCAGGAGAAGCTGAGGAGGGAAGAAGAGGATGAGATGGAGTCTTTGAAGAGGGAACACGTGGCCAAAGTTTATCTCCACAAGGAGGCGCTGAACAGAGAGGAAGAGAAGGAGATGGAGCAGTTGGAGAGAGAAAAGGAGGCAAGGATGCGTGTCCGCCAGCAGGAGGTGAGCAGAGAGGAGGACAAAGAAATGGTGCGATTAAAAAggggaaaacataaaaaagcgACGCATGGAGTAAATATGAGGAGCGATGAAGAGGAGGTAGAGCACTTCAGGAGGGAGGAGATGATAGCGCTCCTCTACCCGGAAGAAGTGACGAGAGCAGAAGAAGATGATTTAGAGTGCTTGAAGATGGACATAATGAGAAGGTGGCTGCGTCAAGGGGAGGTgagaagagaggaggaggatgtaTTGAAGAGGGAGAGGGAGCCCAGATCACCGCGCCAACATGGAAGTAGAGgagaaaggaggaaggaggacagAACGCATATCTATCAAGATGAACTTAGcacggaggaagaggaggaatcGGAGGAATCGGAACAGTTTCAGAGGGAAAGGAAGAGAAGACGCCAGCTCTCCCAGGAAGATTTAAGGAAAGTGGAAGCGAAGGAGGCAGCGCTGTTAAAAAACGACAGAAAGCTGAGGAAGGAGAAAGAGGAGGTCACAAAACAATTCAAGAAGGAGGGTCATAAGCAAGCCCACCATGAAGAACTGGAAGAGGAAAGGAATGGAGGAAAGCACTTCCATTTTTTTCGGCATCGCTGGCCGGAAGAGCTTGAAAGGGAGGAGGAGAAGTTTGATATGAGAAGGAGGGAAAAGGGATTGAAAAGACAATTCAGTGAGGAGGACCTGAGAAGTGCGGAGGAGGAGGTGCAAGGGTTCATTGGGGAAAAGGAAAAGTTAATGGCGTTCTCCCGGCGGAAAAACGAAGAGGATGCAAATGTTTTAATGAGGGAAAAACAGAGAAGACTCCGCCTTTGCCAGGAGGAGTTGAAgacagaagaagaggaggtgaAGCAGTTAGAGATACAAAAGGAGAACCGAATCCGCAAACAGCAGGAAGAACTGAgaatagaagaagaaaatgagGCGGATGAATTGAGGAGACAAAAGGAGGAGAGAATATGCCGTCTACAGGAAGAACTGAAGgcagaggaagatgaggagacGGAGAGGTTAAGGAAGGACAAAGAGAAGAGAATGCGTCTCCTCCAGGAGGAGCTTcggaaagaggaggaggaggatcgaCTGAAGTGGGAAAATGAAAGGAGAATATGGCATCACCAAGAGGAACTGAGCAGACAGGAAGAGGAGAAGTGGTCTAGGTTGGACCGCCACAAACGAATGTGTCTCCATCTGGAGAAGCTGAGGATCGAGGAAGAGGAGACGGCGGACAGGTTGAAGAGGGAAAAGGAGAAGCGAATGCAGCTCCACCGGGAAGAGCTGAGGAGAGAGGAAGCGGCAGAGGTGGAACAGTTACGGAGGGAAAAAGAGAAGCGAATATGTTACCTCCAGGACGAGCTTCAGCGTGACGAGGAGGAGCAACGATGCAGGAAGGAGAAGGAACGGAGAATGCTGTACTGCCAGGAGAAGTTACACAAAGACGAAGACGATGTGGTGAATCTCTTCAAGCGGGAGCGAGAGAAGAGAATGCATTACTGTCAGGCGGAATTGAagcgagaggaagaggaggaagcggTGAGGTTGAACGGAGAAAAACAACATAGGATTCGTCTTCTCCAGGATGAGCTGAAGAGAGAGGCGGACAAGTTGATTGAGCGgttgaagtatgagaaggagcacCGAATGCGTCTCCGTCATATCAACCAAAttggagaagaggaggagaggaaactGAAAACTGAGTACAAACAAAAGCTGAG GGCTCTGCGACTGTATCTTCGGGCCAAGAGGAAACAAGAGGAAGCATTACTGAACAAGTTATCTGAGCAGAAAGAAGGATTATGTGAATCTGTCCAGAAGGAGCCAGATGAGGAGCAACTTCATCTCAG ACAGGACCGTGAAGCTGTTCTCAGAACAATTTGCCTTGCGCTTGATGAAGAACGAGCGGCCGAACATGACAGACTGAAGACTCAAAGGAGGCGTTATTTTGAGCATCTGAGGGCGGAGTCAGAAGAGGAGCTGCACGCACTGAAAACCAGGCTTCAAGACGAGCGGGAGGAGAACTTGCACTTTCTAACACCCGAG GCACGACAGATGATGCTGAATTCGGGTTCATGCGGTGCCTTTCAGCCACTCGGTGAGACAG CTATGGAGTCCCAGAATCAAATGTCAGGTGGTTTAGGGCCGATTCGTCTGAACACCACCCACTTCCCGGCCCTCAATTCGGCTCTGTCCCTTGCTCTGTCGCTGCCCACCGCCACCGTCTACTGCCCCGCCTACAGACCCACGCATACCTTATTGAGTACTCCAGAGCAACTACCCAGTCCCCTCACTGCAGCAGCGACTGAAGACTCATTCATCTCCACGGCCTATCTAGGTAACCCTTCTGGATACTGTGATCAGCTGAGCTTAAACAGCTTCAACGAGATCACAGTTCGGCAGTTCCAGAAATAA